One segment of Thermoanaerobacter kivui DNA contains the following:
- a CDS encoding helix-turn-helix domain-containing protein, producing the protein MLTNRRVEFLKTLIELYDSKGEPVHYTDVAQAMKISKWTAYDILRELEKGDFVKTEYYLGEEKSQGRSTLRFLPTEKAYEIFKKANKDEWNSLRDTLIKKVKNSKPNSLEEILNEMFQATKPIEFCAYAITAFLLKLRMAGGLSMESIENLLASVNPTSSLILFVGTVLGVLLYTKIKSDIDKKLAENIQKFYINLNKLNSQDVNLLNNFLRELLAIV; encoded by the coding sequence ATGCTAACAAATAGGAGGGTGGAATTTTTAAAGACACTAATTGAACTTTATGATTCAAAAGGTGAGCCTGTTCACTATACGGATGTGGCGCAGGCAATGAAAATTAGCAAATGGACAGCTTATGATATTTTAAGGGAATTAGAGAAAGGTGATTTTGTTAAGACCGAGTATTACCTTGGGGAGGAAAAAAGCCAAGGAAGATCTACTTTAAGATTTCTACCAACAGAAAAAGCTTATGAAATATTTAAAAAAGCGAATAAAGATGAATGGAATTCCCTAAGAGATACTTTGATTAAAAAAGTAAAAAATAGTAAGCCTAATTCTCTTGAGGAAATATTAAATGAGATGTTTCAGGCTACTAAGCCTATAGAATTTTGTGCATATGCTATTACTGCATTTTTACTAAAACTTAGGATGGCGGGAGGCCTTTCCATGGAGAGTATAGAAAATTTGCTGGCCTCTGTTAATCCTACTTCTTCCTTAATTTTATTTGTGGGAACAGTCTTAGGTGTTTTGTTGTACACTAAAATAAAGAGCGATATAGACAAAAAATTAGCTGAAAACATTCAAAAGTTTTATATCAATTTAAATAAACTGAATTCGCAAGATGTCAATTTACTCAATAACTTTTTGAGAGAACTCCTTGCAATTGTATAA